A segment of the Lolium perenne isolate Kyuss_39 chromosome 3, Kyuss_2.0, whole genome shotgun sequence genome:
gatcctcgttaagggatttagattgtactcattccaattaccagacactaatgcgcccggtattgttatttattgtcactacctccccgtgtcaggattgggtaatttgcgcgcctgctgccttccttggatgtggtagccgtttctcaggctccctctccggaatcttatatttactaattggaggcaccatacaagacaccacattaatccacatcatcagaataattaagacaattagatctaaaatttacgGCTATGATTAGTTGACAAAGTTGTTATTTATAGTGGTACGAAAAAGTCAAGTTTGTTTAAACTGTCACGCTTCCAGATTTATTTAATTATATTAGGCAGCGGGTCGTGGGACATCCAAAATAGCAAAAGGCTGGCACGATGTTTAAGTAGTTTTGGTCTACACGGTAGAAAAGTGGAGGTCTCTAGAGTCCAGCCCATACACGTCTCCCTCAATCATGTATACCGGTCAAGCTAGCTTTAAACGTATTCTTATCCATGTTTATCTAGATCGATCACACGTTGATTCGTTTAGGTACATGTCCGGCGGCAGCGCGTTATTTTTTTCCTAAACTGTGATGATTCATGAGCTAGAGAAAATTCGCAGACGCCAGGGACAGTACTGGCCGGAGTGGTGTCTACCTCATGTTTTCTAATTCGGATCCATGCCAGGCTGTAGCATGAAAATTTTCCTACACTAAAAaacatgatggtagaagttcatgAATAATGGTGGTGTCACTGATGCTGAAAGCAGTGCAGCATGTGTGTGTAGAAAAGTTTTTGGAAACAAACTGTCTATGCTATAAGATATGTCGAACTACATGTGAAAAATTTAACATCCTCGGCGGCACGTATTATAAGCTGGGCTAACTTCTCCTCGGACTTGGACATTCCACTGAATCTGGTAGCGACTAAACAGGAATAACACCTttcaaaaagaaaaatgaaatcaaGATCGAACGCGGTGATCGACTACATGCCACCCCACAACCAAATCTAGATGTGCACAAAAACATGCAAGCCAGATCATGTCATCATGCGAAGAGAGGGGGGCAACAATGTGCACTTTGCCACCgagcttcgagtttgatcttgaTCGGCATCGTTTTTGTCAGGTCGATCCTCCTGCGATTCTATGCAATAACAATGGAATTAAAAATTTTAAACAACATGTTTCAAGCCATCTCTTTCTAACCACATATAAGAATGTCTAAAATTCTTTCACGCATTGAAAATGCACGATCTTTGTGCATGCAAACACATGGTCAATCATTCATGCATGGATCAATTTCTTCTACTGTAGTATCTATCCATATTAGAAATTAGAGATTATGCATACTTAAAAAATTAAAATATTACTACTCCCGTTGTACTTAGAGATGATGGAAAGGATTTCATGAATTTGCCTAAATTTAGATGTTCTAGACACTATTTAGCGCATAGATACATCCATATGTAGATAAATATGTgacatcctttacaaaacggaggAAATACTTACTGATAAAGAAGCTTCATATCGTTGGAATCCATACTCTTAAATGTATACAACTATAAATCTAAGCATTAGCAATGAATAATATACGAACAAACTATCGGTTTAAGATGGTGTGGAAATAATCTCATATACACCAACGTTTATATATAAATATATCTCATATGGAtattatctatacctaataataaaagcaaaagggtttctccctcggtAGTCATCTAATTTTTTATTGGacggttttgccctcccaccaaattacATAATACTACACCTGCCATGTGATTGTACCGGTTCGTTTATTTCCGTCGTCCGTAGTTGTTTTTGGTTCCGTGGCTTGTTTCTCTCGTACGACGCGTGTGGCTGGTTTGCCCGGATCGATTTCCTAGCTGGGCATGGACTAGAACGATTTGGAAAAAGGAGTTTGCATCGGTTTATTACACAGCATCATTTACTATGCACAACCGGGGGAAGAGGAGCTTGTTTCTGCGTTGGCTATTACGGAATATACAAGACACCGTGTGTGGTACGGAGTATAAGAGTCTGCCCCAAATAAAACTTTCCATATCTCGAGTCGTGGTATCCGCAACGCGGTAGATCGAGGTTCTTGATTCCTCTCCTAGCACGAACTGAACTTCACAAGCctgccttattattatatgagccCAGAAAAGTTACGTGTACATGTACATATACAATATAATCCGGTCTCTAGGTTAACCGACTGTGTTACATGCTCATATATACGCCGATACCCAACGGCCTATCGACCCGCACGATCTTCGCCACTTTGCCGCTGAGTTAACCCATCATTAAGTCGACTTATATATCGCAAGGAATTCTTGGGCGAGGATTCGATCAAAATTTCGCGCGGCTCTAGACAACCTAGCCGGAACCTCAGATGAGCACGTCACGCTGCGTGTCCTTACCGATAGCTTCGACAACGATTGCCAACGATGAACCTCGCATAGGTAGACATGGACGAGGCCGCCTTAGCCATGAGCGAGGTCTGCTAACTCGCATACACGCAAAGAAAAAACTCGCGTGCGGTAGGGCCCCCGGTCAATCAGATCGTCGCCTTCCTTGGCCCCGGCGGCAGCGCCCGCGTCATGCTGTAGGGTCTCTCCGACAACACCGGCAGTGAATGAGGGGCTAGGGTGAAGGTTCGTCAACGTCATTTTGGTCGTCACTGCGATGCACCTCAAGGTCGCTGCAATTTGGGAGGAAGAGAACACTGGGAGATATAGAGGTGGGACCCACTAAACTGGTTGCTCAGTTTTGTGCGTTGCGATTTTTTTTGTCTCGACGGCTGCTTCATCTTCTTCTCGTTTACTTTCTGTCACGGGGCAGCGACGACAACCCAATGCCTCCGATCCATAGCCCATGCCCTAAGGTGATCGCTTCTGCAGTTGCTGATGGTAGCCTGGAGGACGTCGACCAGATCCATAATAAAATACATGTAGGCGTAGACGCAGACGCAGCCACGAAAAGATACAAATAAGGTGTCCGGTTCTGCAGCGCCTGATGCTGATGGTAGCCTGAGGAAGTTGAACAGAACCGCGAAAAGATACATGTAGACGTACACGAAGCTGCACCTGCATGTCTGCACTGTGTGCATCGTCCGTTGCGGAAACAGACACCATCATCTGCGCATCAACCTATTTCTCAACCTGTTTTGACGTGCTTTTTCTTGGTGTGAACAAATTGATTTTCAACTGTATAATTAATTCTATTTTGATCTAAGTACCTATTTTGTTGTTGAATTTGTCACGTAATCTTTATACTCGTTACGGCATAtgtacaagtatcacaaatagtgGAAAGGAAttaacactggtggaaaaaggggctttggtcgcggttcgcaactgccattagtcgcggttgcgcaaccgcgaccaaagtagcgcgactaaaggcccccccctttagtcgcggttccttacgaaccgcgactaaaggcccgtccacgtgggccgcaggcgagcgccagggcggaggacctttagtcgcggttcttctggccaaccgcgactaaaggcctccgcagggtttagggtttagccccccctccccctaaatctggtttctttttaatttgtattgttttatttcttttgggttttaattttgaaagagtttcacatattctacggtactacatacatgcatatgaatgtacaatttcaaacaaatttgaaattagaaccaaaaagaattcaagaggaatatacaatatatattcaatatcggatgaccatatacaatatatattcaatatcggatgaccatatacaattttgaacaagtttccatccataatttagtgcatataaagttctacgtcatcgtaatggtgttctcctctaggatcgatgacttccctcgccaaccatccagctagttcctcttgaagtggtcggaagcgagcttctggactaagcatcttccggaggttattcctcaagatgttgttctcacacttctggtcccgctcattgcagtatctccggatcctctcacaaacatagtatccacatagattggtccccggtggctgaatatccccagtcgtccgcactgccattttaaaatgtagctcttttttgaattcaccgaccttggtatctacgaaccgtctccaaaccctacgaggcaaagaaaattaaatgaacaagagagttattaattagttacttgatattaggaaatgatgaacgaaataggccgatcgatatagagcgcaaatgaatgaaaataattacttttgcatcatttttctcatgtcggcccaaagcgccggatccatattcagagagtcgtggacgagaactgaggaggtctgaaattgaattaccataagaatccagtggaacctgcggacacgatacatgcacagtcatgcataactcatcgattagccacataccatgcatggagtaaacaaaagagaatgtgctcaagacagaaacactcacccaaaatggtaaggaaatagaatatcacttttgagtttctgttttctaataaaccgccacaggtcatcctccacgtcggcggggtggtgttctaacacatatgaattaacgatttgtgggtcaatgaacccaacatcatggatgttccttattcgcatttcccgcttcttcattctgcataatagcgtacacaacaagatagttaggacaatatatatatatatagtgcaggcaatgaacgagatggggtagaaattaataaatcacttacagaacgtagcaactgatgatagatttgtcgaggtcgcgcagattgaacagctggaacaattcactcagatgaatttgtacatagtaatgtttgaagtgatgctcatatctaacttccgcatagatatagtctttggcgtttttatgttttatgtaacccttgtaccaatttagcagacctttcatttgttgaggtagatcctcttcctgcgcaggctcgacgagagggccattcttcacatatgtaaatactacgtccttcattggcgcctcatcaaggcctaacagtgcacgaagagtgatacctaagtcggccgcttgttctctggcactcgttacagtcaatccatgtgctgccgcagctgctatgatatcgggggcatccggaccggcggcttgcactatgagcggggcgatcgattgtttactttgttccccgagctgggcaacttctttccccctttctaattttttctcggcctcctcctccaaggctttcttctccgccaactcttggttcctcttgaacgcgagtgcttgcctacgaagttcacgtaaatagtcgtcaggcagattcttcgcggcttgggacggtgtgttcaaaaatgacttagcccagctcttttccttgtcagaaaatacttgcttgggctcgggctctcttttcttcttgcagtccgccttccatttctcatattcagcagccgcgtgcgtcgacttcctcggcactacgttcccaaggccttgtggggagaggcttcagtgatggctctggtatctttgtggttctaggtacataagggtccgggttaataacccaggactgcttctgcttcttcgccggaggtggattggggggcggtgtctgatcacccgccggacgaggactggggggcggcgtctgcttacccgccggaggtgaattggggggcggcgtcggctgacgtgaaggaggtgtaggtgaagcaccaccaccaccaccgccaccgccaccgtcaccgccaccgccaccgccaccgccaccaccaccaccgtaggggggtggacttgttggcgcctcgcctggaaacttgataaatttcttctgccatagaatgaactggcgcttgacatctccaagtcttttcaccccttcaggtgtagcaatgtcaatgtccaggtcctcaaacccttggactatctcctccaccgtgacacgagcatagccatcttgaatggggttgttgtggtggagtgctccaggtggtaaagcactgccgatggctaccttcatggacatgttcccgataggataatacagatgacatgctttcatctcctttatatcgtccacggggtagcgaggaggctccggtgcagtaatttcgaccaccagaggctccggtgcagtaatttcgatcgtcggtgcaccagccggtgaggcctccgtggaagccacgctgcttcttctccgctgctggcttccgagatccattggatgatcttcatgctgcgcccgagctgcatctctttcggctactagtacactcacagttttcttcatcacatccatttccgttaccaacttcgccacaacatctgcatcccgatccatctttctcttacggcttctgtaaccgtacgggtcatcgttctgggggaaccctactttccacggaatgggccccatgcctcgtacacgtcctccgtgttcaggattcccgagggcttttgtcagggcgtcgttctctctgttgaacttgatcctcccctcttgagcatccctcattgcctcaataagcttttgggtgggtgtaattattttgccctgataaacacactcccctgtctccgggttcagcgatcccccatgcccgtaccaccagcttttggcccttgggtcccatccctccgtacctggacggattcctcgcgccctcagctcgttctccatcttctcccacttaggctgccaaaagcgataccctcctggccccataatatgattgtactccttcttggccgcattctccttatttttttcgatatttcaaggaactgctccgatttcttttgcttcacaaattctggccaatcatgttgcagtttctcatattgtcctgtgaaatccggagtcttgccctgcttgacaaagtcatgggctagattttgcttgtattttcggaatgcgttggccatcttagaaagagcgaactgtttgactagcttgcacctctccttcttttcctgaatcttgttacccgcctcatcgtatttgcggtattccggaggtagaacgaaatgttccataagcttgttgaagcaatctttttttgttctcttatcgacaaaagtgaaaccaagacgtgccttctttggctcattccactcctggacggtgatcgagatgttgtctctaacaacggctccgcattggctgataaacttggtggcgttcttgctgggctccagcggcctgccggtttcttcatcgacaacctcgatggtgcatgtttcgtttggtttcatcgtcttggttgcgccacgctttgacgacgtactcgattttttcgacgatccggccgaggactaaaataagaaagagagtcgcgcgcgttagtacacacacatttattcaaatcagttagtttgtatcaccagacgctcaatatgtatatatatatacctcggcgccggaggtggttgctacttccaattgaagatcgtcatttatcgacgtttcttcggcatcatcttgctgacggcgcccttcatcttcaccctcaaggttcagataagaagagatatcatcttcttcttgtccggtcggcacatatagaatatcgccttttatgatgccgaacatatgttcTTCAAGGTCcgcatcatagttgtccagaatcgggtcagctctatcgtccgccatatgtcagtcctgaaaacatgtagtcaaaacaaattaattgtgtatatgccagcattatcacatctcttctacatataaagagagagggcgacgagggaggcgagaggggggacgcgtgtattagatgtgtatatgcggacgatcgacctcgcctcgcagtgaccgcatgaccgagagaccggggggggtggcgaaagggcggtggcggtggcggtgtcggTGCCGGtcctctctctcgtaaaaaaaaAACCAGCGCGTATAAGGAGGGGGAGGCgagggcctcgccgccccctccgtttacacgcggggtcggtgacgaaagggcggtggcgaaagggcggcggtggcgaaaAGGCAGTGGTGGTGCCGCCCCCTCTCGACCCAAAAAAAAACACCGCTCGTATACGGacggggcgacgaggggctcgctgccccctccgtatacgcgcggtggttagtTTTTTTTAGTCAATCTTTTTTAGTCATGAAAGGGGCCGGATATTGTATATGTGTGTGTAGGAGGTTTAAGGTTGAATGCGAGCAGATAGGTAGCAATGACACAGCAGGCAATTAGTGGAGCGAACGGAagtagctagctagctagtcTCCTGCGCGTTTTTGGTCAACGAAACGACATATACTTTGGACGGAATTGCTTCACGTAGGCAAGTCCGATTTCCTTACGACAAGGAATCCAACGGGGTGAGGCAGCTCGCGGCGCTCGGCTCGATTTGGGGATGAGATTGCCGGGCCAGAAAAAAAAAGTTGGAGGGGAAGACGGTGACGTAGGTGGGACCATACGGGGCGGAGGCATGGGACGAAGTGACCGAAAGATCTTTTAgtttttacacaatcttttttaagtcaaattttagtttttttaagtcaaattttacttttctttacacaatctttttttaagtcaaattttagtgtacaattttaattaacaaaaTGTGAGATAattaataaaaacaaaaaaaaaacaaaaaaaaggggcCGGCGCCGGCCACGGCCCCTTCGTCGATCTCGCCGGCACCGGCCGGCCGCGCGCGCGTGGGCGGGCGAGGCGGCGCCGTTGAGGCCGGGCGGGCGAGGGCGGTCGCGGCGAGGGCGcatcgcggcggcggcgcggcgatcgCCGCAGGCGGCGCGGCGCAGCGCAGCGGCGGCTGCATCGCGTCGTCTGTGGCGGCGGCGTGGCGAAGCGGCCGGGTTCGATCGGCGGCGCGCGCGCGTGTGCAGGCCGAGGGTGTTCGGCGGCGGCGTGTGCAGGGACGACGACGTACGGCGGGGCGGGGCGCGGGAAGAAGATCGACGGCGACGAGGGCGGTGGTCGGCGAGGACTTGCACGCGGCGGAGGCGATTCGGCGGAGACGACGAAGAGCGCGGCAGATCGATCGGCGAAGACGAGAGGGAGAGGAAGAAGAGATCGCGCGCGCCGCCCGCGCGTATTTATAGGcatgggcctttggtcgcggttggggtccccaaccgcgactaaagcctttagtcgcggttggggaccccaaccgcgaccaaagctcaTTTTTGGGCGGTTTTTGGCTTCCCGCGGAAAAgaccctttggtcgcggttggcacagccaagcgactaaaggcctttttcgaaTTTATTTCTAAATCAGaaaaaaaactaattcaattcaaaatcttaaaaatacaaataatatatcaaaacattcagaaaaaaaactaattcaattcaaaatcttaaaaatacaaataatatatcaaaaaattcagaaaaataaaactaattcaattcaaaatcttaaaaatacaaataatatatcaaaaaattcagaaaaataaaactaattcaatttaaaatcttaaaaatagaaataatatatcaaaaaattcagaaaaataaaactaattcaattcaaaatcttaaaaatagaaataatatatcaaaaaattcagaaaaataaaactaattcaaataaaactaattcatttcaatatgttaaaaatacaaataatatatcaaaaaattaagaaaaataaaactaattcaattcaaaatgtttaaaatacatataatatatcaaaaaattcataaaaatacaactaattcaattcaaaatcttaaaaatctttactattaaattgcaataggtgactggctggtgtcacaaacgggccaaaAAAAATCTCTAGGCTTGTCGCGAAGTATAATTCCTCGGCCCGCTGCTATCAGTTGTTTTCTTTTTTCGTGGATTTTCGTTTGTCGACTCCCTGGGCCTGATCCACTCTTGTTGTACGCCCTCCACCTAATCCATCACGAACTCCACGTCTCCACCCCCTCCATCGCTTCCGCCTTCCATAAAAGCCATAGGGGCGCACGCTCCTTGCCTCGCCCCATGGACCTTGGTCGCTTCTGCTCGATTTCATGCGGCTGGCTCCGAGTGTCCCGTCTTGATTCCTCACCGCCGGGGCTGATTTGGTGGTGCGTTTGCTGGACAGGACGTGCCTCTGTCTCGTGTGCACGTCGGCGGCGGCACGGGGGTGGAAGCCGGTCAGGTATGGGACGCCGACGTCCATGGAATCCTGTCTCTCACCATCGATGATGAGGCGGCTGACGTTGCCCATGCCGGCAAGGCCGGAGCACGATCTGTGCTCCACCCGTCGTCGTTGTAAAGGCGGAAGTCCCACGTGTATACGTGATTTGCGCCCGTGTGGTGAAGTAATCCAACCAGCCGCGGATCTCTTGAAGAACACTTGCTTCGTGCTCCAGCGGAGGAGCCGGGTGCTGGCGTGCCCCACAGGTTGCTGCCCACGCAGAGGCCTAAGTAGAACGGCACGGAGAATGCGGTGGTGAGGCCGCGAGAGACGCGTAAGTGGTGCCGATTCGTTGAACGCCATCAACCTCCGGCTTCTGCTGGTCAGGTATTCCTGCACGGTGAGCACGACACGACGCGAGGTGGCGTTGACGAAGCGGACATTGCATACGATTTCGACTGGAGTATCGACACATCCATGTACGGGTTGCAAGGGATCGTACGGCCGGAGCAAGCCAAGCTTGCTTATGACCCCTCATCTATAAATCCAGAATAAACGAGTGGTGTATTCGTTTCACCTCTCACGGGCTGCTGCTATATTGGATTCAGCTTACTGCTTACGATGGCGTCTATGCATAATCTATGTGCAGGTAAACAATGAAGTTTGTAATTGTTGTTTCCATTCGGTGGCAGGCTTTAAATCGTAATAACATGCGTTTATGCATGGCTACCTAGCACTAGGACTGTTATCTGATAATTGATTCATCACTTTCTGTAATCATTGGTTCCAAGTACTTGGTCTGATGTGTTTTTGCTGTTTTCATGTGCTCGGGCGTTTACAACAGCTACTATGTTACAAAATCTTCAATTTACATGTGCATTAAAATCAAACCACTATACTAATTCCTATGATCCATAATATGGTTGCTGATTTTGTACTTATTTAATATAAATTTTATACTAAATGATTGACAATTATTGTGGACTAGAGGGATTACTAAATGATATATGCAATGCTCTATTTCTGTATTTTTGTATTATTAATTATTGTTTTGTTGTATTATTATTGTAGCTTCTCCACGATTTTCTCTCGCACTTATCAAATTACATGTACTAAATTAGTATATATGTGCAAGAGAAAAGAAATCTAATCGCTCGTGGCAACGCACGAGCATCCAACtagtacaaataatatatcaaaaaattcagaaaaataaaactaattcaattcaaaattttaaaaatacaaattatcaaaaattcataaaaataaaactaattcaattcaaaagttcgttggccccctcttcccgcctctttccgccgaccccctcttccctcctcgtcttcccgccatttcttccctgtcttcccgcctctttcttcccgccaattgtttcccgccaatttcttccggcctctttcttcccgccaattttttcccgccaatttcttcccgccactttctccccgcctctttcttcccgcctcctgtcttcccgctcccatttttcccgccatttgtcactacatataggtagcccggcttggccagcatcacatctctacaatctctcatcactctctcatggcttccaccgcacccactctaacctaccagcaggtggaggagctttgcgcctcgaactacccttgccctccgggctaccgcgtccctgccggctggagcctaagcgccggcggcgtgccggtccctcccgtccctcagggtactgcgcgccgggcggccatcacgaaccactactacctcgacctcacgccggagcagcggatgaatccccgctggcatcccgataaccagcatacttgggacgccttcttcatcaatcggcgtgagagggcgctcgccaggtatgaggaggacggtctgcctcctggaaacttccacgaggccggccgtcggctatggtggtacggccggactctgcagagcgtcatggactacatcacggccggcgatatcccccgcctgcgctaccctcagttcgagccacgagcgccgcccgacgacagcgacgacagcagcgacgacgacgccggcaacttagaaggcgacgactaccagtacaacggcggcggctatgaagactacgagtatgcatattatacgcctaggcaggagtatgactaaatcactccaaatttcatgtatgcaggagtatgacttagtcactccaaatttcctgtatgcaggagtatgacttagtcactccaaatttcatgtatgcatgcaggagtatgacttagtcactccaaatttcatgtatcatcagtgctatctcgagtcaattgaatcattcgaaaatggacaccaaacacatcacgggtaatataattcacatgattcattcaacaaagtttggtacaataaattattacacatcatttcttcccttgtgtccctgcttgcttacgattgtgccgtatccatggagcatcctcatcatttaacttaatgcttgggtcggtgttcactttgaagggcggaatttcagcaaacatattataatcttctgacatgtctgtcttgtcctccactcccacgatgtttcttttccctgaaagaacaatgtggcgctttggatcatcgcatgatgtactgatcgttttcttatctttccgtttcctcggtttgctactcatgtccttcacatagaaaacctgagcgacatctttcgctaggacgaatggttcgtcaaggtaaccaagattgttgaaatccaccattgtcattccgtattgctggtccacctttaccccacctcctgttagcttgaaccatttgcaccggaacaaagggaccctaaaggagggtccatagtcaagttcccatatctcctctatgtaaccataatatgtgaccttttgcccattctcggttgctgcatcaaagcggacaccactgttttggttggtgctctttttatcttgggcgatcgtgtaaaatgtattcccatttatctcgtacccttggaaagtcgttatagtcgaagatggtgtcttggccaacatgtacagctgatctacaacatgatcgtcactcattaaatgttttctcaaccaactgccgaaagtctccatgtgggccttcctaatccaggattcaggcttctcagggttgtccgagcgtaaaatattcttgtgtttctcaaagtacggagccaccaagctggaattggtcagaactgtgtggtgtgcttcagtcagagaatggccatccatacatatcgttgatttccttccgatcgtgccttttccacttagtctcccctcgtgccgcgattgaggaagaccaatcggcttaaggtcaggaacaaagtcaacacaaaactcaattacctcctcatttccatagcccttggcgatgcttccttctggcctagcacggttacgaacatatttctttaatattcccatgaacctctcgaaggggaacatattgtgtagaaatacaggaccgagaatggaaatctcatcgactaggtgaaccaggaggtgcgtcataatattgaagaaggatggcgggaacaccaactcgaaactgacaagacattggatcacatcgttctgtaaccgtggtagaacttctggattgattaccttctgagagattgcattgaggaatgcacatagc
Coding sequences within it:
- the LOC127342229 gene encoding uncharacterized protein gives rise to the protein MKDVVFTYVKNGPLVEPAQEEDLPQQMKGLLNWYKGYIKHKNAKDYIYAEVRYEHHFKHYYVQIHLSELFQLFNLRDLDKSIISCYVLMKKREMRIRNIHDVGFIDPQIVNSYVLEHHPADVEDDLWRFIRKQKLKSDILFPYHFGFHWILMVIQFQTSSVLVHDSLNMDPALWADMRKMMQKVWRRFVDTKVGEFKKELHFKMAVRTTGDIQPPGTNLCGYYVCERIRRYCNERDQKCENNILRNNLRKMLSPEARFRPLQEELAGWLAREVIDPRGEHHYDDVELYMH